The Winslowiella toletana region GTCGAGATCGACAAAGCGTGCCAGCGGGGCCAGCGGCAGCGCTGCGTTGATCGCTCTTGAGGTACAAAGCATACAGCCAAGCATAATGCTAAACCCTGCGGCGCTGGCTTCCGCTGCCAGCGCCAGTGCTTCAGTCAGGCCACCGGTTTTATCCAGCTTAATATTCACCATCTCGTAGCGGTTAACCAACTTACTCAGGCTGGCGCGGGTATGGCAACTCTCATCAGCGCAGATCGGCAATGGATGTACAAAGTTCTCCAGCGCCGCATCATCCTGCGCCGGTAACGGTTGCTCCAGCATCACCACGCCAACATCTGCCAGCAGCTGGCAGCGTGCCGCCAGCCCTTCACTTTTCCAGGATTCGTTCGCATCAACGATCAGCAATGCTTCCGGCACCGCACTGCGTATCGCCATCAGCCGCTCGGTCAGCAGATGATCGTCAAGTTTGATTTTCAGCAGACGCGCACCGTTTTGCCACAGCGCCAGCGCACTGGCCGCCATCGCTTCCGGGGCATCAATACTGACGGTCTGCGCCATCATAATTTCGTCAGGCATGCGGGTGGCGGTCAGCTGCCACAGCGACTGGCCGTCACGCCGCGCCTGCCAGTCCCACATTGCGCTGTCGATAGCATTGCGCGCTGCGCCAGCCGGCAGCAGAGTTTGCAACTCAGCTCGCGTCATCCCGCGCTCAAGCTGCGGTAACAGCGCACTGATTTGAGCCAGCACCGAGGCTTCACTCTCACCATAACGTGGATAAGGCGTGCATTCTCCAACGCCTTTAATTCCCTCTTGCTCCAGCTCCACCACCACTACCCCGGCCTCGCTACGTGAACCGCGCGCAATAACAAATGGCGAATGCAACGGCCAGGCTTCCGGGTAAACTTTTACAGCTCTCATCCACGCTTCCTTTTTCCAGTTGATACTCAGTTTGTAGCGCATCGCGCAGTTCACCGCTATTTACTTAGGTAAAAATTTAAACCTGTGCCAGGGTTACTGATTCAACCAGCGTCATAGAGATGTCATCTGCGACCTGAATAATTTCTCTCTGTTTATCAAGCCAGATGCCCTACACTGGCTGACCAGT contains the following coding sequences:
- the ycjG gene encoding L-Ala-D/L-Glu epimerase: MRAVKVYPEAWPLHSPFVIARGSRSEAGVVVVELEQEGIKGVGECTPYPRYGESEASVLAQISALLPQLERGMTRAELQTLLPAGAARNAIDSAMWDWQARRDGQSLWQLTATRMPDEIMMAQTVSIDAPEAMAASALALWQNGARLLKIKLDDHLLTERLMAIRSAVPEALLIVDANESWKSEGLAARCQLLADVGVVMLEQPLPAQDDAALENFVHPLPICADESCHTRASLSKLVNRYEMVNIKLDKTGGLTEALALAAEASAAGFSIMLGCMLCTSRAINAALPLAPLARFVDLDGPTWLAADVEPALRFSSGRIDLTAAS